From Mycobacterium colombiense CECT 3035:
GCGGCGCAGGGTCAGTAATCCGGTATCGGCAGCGGCGAATTGTTCGAGTCGATGCCGCCGTCGACGTGAAAGATCGCGTTGGTCGCATAACAGTCGCGCGTGGACAGGTACACCGTCAGCCGCCCGAGGTCCTCCACGTCGCCCAGCCGATGCAACGGCGTGGCCTCTTGCATCTTCTCCAGCGACCCGGGCATCAGGTCCAGGCTGCCCCGCAGGCCGTCGGTGGCGAAAGAGCCCAGGGCAATGGCGTTGACGCGGATCTTGGGTGCGAGTTCCTGCGCCATGGCGCGGGTGAGCGCTTCGAGGCCGCCCTTTGCGACGCAGTACGCCGTCAATGCCCGGATGCCGAACCGGGCCGAACCGGACGAGATGTTGACGATGGAACCGTGTCCCGCGGCGAGCATGTGCGGGGCCACGAGCTGGCTCATGATGAAGGCCGACGTCACGCACCAGTCGAAGGTGTGCCGGAAATCCTCGTCGGTGATGTCCAGAAAACGCGCATAGGTGGAACCACCGACATTGTTGACCAGAATGTCGATGCGACCGAACCGCTCCATGGCGGTGTTCACGACGCGCTCCGAGTCCGGGCGGCTCATCGCGTCGGCGACCAGCGGCAGGCCCTTGCCACCCGCGGCCTCGATTCCCGCAATCGTGCCAACGACATCCGCTTCGGTGCGTGCCGTCCCGACGACCGTGGCGCCGGCCTCCGCCAACACCCGGGCAATGCCCGCGCCGACACCCTTCCCGGCGCCCGTGACGATCGCGACCTGTCCATCCAGCCGGAATTGCTCCAATGCCATGCCGGACTCCCTCGACCGAGTGTGTGCGCCGTTCAATCTAAGGAGATTACTGACTAAAGTCAATGAAGAGCCGCGGCGGATACCGGCGATCATTGAACGGCCCCAAGAATGGTCAAGTTATGCAAGCGTTTCTGGCGCCGGCACGGCATAATGATTGATTGAGCCTGGCCACTTCGACATGAGTCAGGTCAACCGTGAGGACTGGCAATGGCTGTGACGGACAGGCCGTCGGCGCGAGAAGCCAAGCGCCTGCAGACGCGCGAGCGTTTGATGGGGGCCGCGATCGCGGAGTTCGCTCGCGCCGGCATGGCCGAGGCCGACGTCAGCTCGATCGTCGCCGCCGCCGGAGTTGCCCACGGCACGTTCTTCTTCCACTTCCCCACCAAGGAGCACGTGCTGCTGGAGCTGGAGCGGCGCGAAGAGGAACGGATTGCCAAACAGTTCGCGCAATTCCTCAAGTCCACGCATGATCTCGCTTCCGCGTTGAACGAGGCGGTCCGCTTGGTGGTCGGATTGGAACGCCGGCTGGGCGACCTGCTCTTCAATGACTTTCTCGCGCTGCACTTCTCCCAAACCCGTCCGCAGACCGAGGACGGCCGCGACCACCCGTTGATCGTGTTGGTCGCCCGCGAAATCGAGATTGCCCAGCAGCGCGGTGAGACCGACCAAGAGGTCAATCCGATGAACAGCGCGGTGTTCTTTCTGCTGGGCCTCTACGCGCTGCTGATCACCACCAACCACTGGCCCACGGGGCATACCCTGCTGGAGGACTTCGTGGCGAGGACGTTGCGCAGCCTGAAGCCCTGACGCCGCAGCGTCTTTGGCGCGCTAGCGGACTACGCCGAGCAACGGCACCAACCCGAGCTCCCTGTGCGTCAGGAAACCCGGCGCGGCATCACACACGGCCGGAACGGTATTCGCCGGGCCCATCGCCGTCCAGGTGTAGCCCGGTTTGGGGTAATTACCCTGCGGATCCGCGGGCGCCTGCAGGATCAGCTCGGTGGGCTCGTCGCCCGCGATCACGATGCGGTAATGATAGTGCCCGCCCCAATCCGGTTGCGGGTCAATCGCATCGTATTCATCCATCGTGTACATCTCGTGGAAGGTGATCAACGGCCTGCCGTCGACCCACGTCATCCACTTGTGATGCTGCGAGGCGACGGTGCCCTTCTTGATGGCGCCCTTGAAGCCCGGCATGTCGCTGGTCGGGCCTCCCTCAAACGGGATGTCGCGGATCGCGGTTCCCAACTCGACCTCGGTGGTGTACTCGTCGACCGTCTTGCCAAAGCCGTCGACCACCATGGCCATCGATTGAGCGAACAACGGCCAGGCGTTGCCGAGCAGGTTGGGCCCGGCATGGAACTCCTCGGGGGTAGCTCCCATTCCCATCTCGTAGAGATACTTCAACGTGTCCTTGCCGAAATTCACCACCTCGTAGATATGGATGGCGTCGATTCGGCTGACGATGCGGGCCAGCGTGAGGACCAGCAGGTCTCCGGCGAATCCCGGGTTGACGCCACCGGCATGAAACGACGTCCCGCCCTCGTGGCACGCCGCGTCGATCTTGTCGATGTCCGCCTGGCTGTGCTCGGTGCGAAACCACCAGGCACCGCCGGAGGCAACGACATTCTTGCCCGAACGCAATAACCGACAGACTTCCTCGGGATCCGACCATAGCGGCGCGTAGAACACGCAGTCGGCGTCGAGCGCTTCGATCGCCTCCTTGTCGGTGGTCGCCAGCACCCCGATCGGCGCGACACCGACCAGTTCTCCGGCGTCCCTGCCCACCTTCTCCGGGCGGTTACACAGCACGCCGACCACCTCGAAGGCGGGGTTATGCGCGAAATGGCGCAATGCCACTGTCCCGACATTGCCTATGCCCCATTGGATTACGCGATATCTTTTCTCGGCCGGGGCGTCGGGCGTCATTGCTACTCCTTTGCGGGCCGGAACGGCTGAGCGCCCGCTGAGCGTAGGCGTCCCAGCAACGGCGTGTCAACGATCCTGAGCTGACTTTCGTCAGTAGACCGAGCATGTCGCTACGGCCCACGGGGCCGCGTTCGACGCCGGTCTCGCCGTTTTATCAGGTAATGGCAACGCTGACCGCCCGACCACGGTCTGAATGGTCCGACCGCGTGTTTACTCAAACCAGCGACTTATGCTGACTGTAGTCAGCCTGTTATAGTGCAGACGCCGATCCAATCAGTGCCGATGACGGGGAGGGTTCGTGAACCTGCCGAAGCTCGAGTCAACCGGCGCCGCGTCAACGGCTCTGACCATCGACGAGCACCTGGACCGCTCACAACTCGCGCAGCGCCAGGCCGACAAATGGCTCATCTCCGGCAGCCTGCTGATCGGCACCGCGGCCCTGGGTATCTTCGGCCTGCCGCTATTCCTCTGGGGGTGCGGTTGTTGCGCCGGGCCCAACGCGACGGCCTGTCGGTGCGGCCGATGCTCGTCACGCTGCTCGGCTACCTGGTCATCATCGACGCCGCGATCAACACCGTCGGATGGGCCCTCGACCTGGTGGCAAACCACACCATCCTGGCCCGCGTGCTGCTCAACGGGTGGGGCAACATGTTCGACGCCGGCTACTTCTGGCACTACAACGAGCTGTGGGTCGGGGGCGCGGCCGGGCCCGGGGAAAAGGCGTTGGAAGTCGGCCTGATCCTGACCGTCTTCACCATGCGCATCGCCGCGGCCATCGGCTTCCTGCAGATGAAGCGCTGGGGCCATCAGTGGATGGTCATCACCTGCTGGATGGGCGTGGTCATCTGGATAACCTACGTCTTCAACATGACCATGTTCGCCGACGTGCGCTTCGCCGGAGTCGTGCTGCCGGTCGTCGGCTGGTGGCTCTACGACATCTTCTACATCACCCCGTTCCTGGCGATCCCCTACCTGCACACGGTCAGCCGCGAACTCTTCTCCGATTGAAATGCGCGACCTGAAACCCACTACGCCACCGAGGAAGTCACATCATGGGCTATCTATGGGAGATCCTTCGCTACGTCGCCGCCTGGGGCGGCACGGGGCTGATCATCTGGTTCTGGTACTGGCTGTTCTCCAACATCGGCACGTTCTGAACCGCGGATTCGCCGATGATTAACCAGTCCGACATCCATGCGATGGCGCTGGAACGGGGTTGCTCCGTGACGGCGGTCGCCCTGAGCGACCAACGTCGTGAAGGCGTCCGCCTGGTCACCGGTGAGCGGCGGGGTTTCGGTGTGAACGCGGCGCTCACGTTCGTTCATGTCCCGTACCCCGCCCCATCGGATTGGACACGCAGGACCCTGACTTGCGGTGTGGCGCTGCAGTGTTCGCCGTCGAAAGAACGCGTCACCCAATATCGCCTCCATGAGCTCTCGGCCCGCGAGCTGCGTGCGCTGACGCTGGTCGAGGCCGGCGTCGCGCTCGGCTGGATCGCGTCGCGGTGGCCCGGCCTGCTGCCCGAAGCTCGACGATGGCTGCCCGAAGTCCACATCGAAAACGGCGACATGCCTGCCGTTGAGATGTTCGACCTGGCAATCGCATTGGCGGCCACGCGCCAGGAATTGACGCTTCATCCCCTGCTGGGTTCGTTGCCGCCGGCATACACCGCGCCGCACGGACTGGCCGACCGGCTGCGGCGCAGCTTCGGCAGGATGCCTTGGACCACAACACAGAAGCGGCTGCCGCGGCCGTACTCGGTCCCGGTCGGCGGCGACGGCGGCGTCCGCAACCCCAACCTGCCGCCGCCGAGCCGGCCGCAGGACAACGATCTCGACGTCACACCGCAACATCGGCCCGGGATCCCCTATCCCGAATGGAACATGTGGACACAACGATTCATGCAAGACCACGTCGCCCTGATAGAGCGGGTCGAGCACGCCGACGCCGGGCACGCGCGCCGCACCATGCCGGTGGCCGTCGACGTCCGCAAGTGGTTCGAAGAACACACCCACCGCGCGATGACGAGCCGCCTCGAGGACGGCTCCGACCTCGATGTCGACCAATACGTCAGCCACTACATCGATCTGGCGACCGGCGCGGCCAAGGAGCCGAAGGTGTTCCGCGACCTGCTGCCCAGCAGCCGCGACGTCACCACGGCGCTGCTGCTCGACGGCAGTTCGTCGCTGGGGGTGCACGGCGGGCGCGTATTCCGGCTGGAATTGTCCTGTGCCGACGCGCTTTCGCGAGCCATGACGCTGGCGCGCGAACGGCACGGCGTGTTCGTCTTCACCGGCAACACCCGCCATCGCGTCGAAGTCCGCTGCCTGAAGGACTTCGAAGACCGTCGGTTCGTGCCGCCGAGCGGGCTCGGCCTGTCCACTCGCGGCTATACCAGACTCGGTGCCCCGCTTCGGCATTTGACGAACCGGTTGCTGGCGCAGCCCTGCGAGCGCCGCCTGCTGATCGTCATCGGCGACGGACTGATCTCCGACGAGGGATACGAGGGCCGGTACGCCTGGGCCGATACCGCGCACGCGGTCGAGGAGGCCAACGAGGCCGGGGTCTCGATCTACTACGTGGGGGTGGGACCCACCCGCGTCGATCCGCTGCCGGAGGTGTTCGGGCCTCGCCGCTCGCAGCGGATCCGGCGCATCGAGGAGCTGCCCCGGGTATTGGCCCATGTCCACCGTGAACTGGTCGCCGCGTGAGCGCCGGCCTGCTGAGGAAGAGATGACGACCGACACATACTTCGCTAACGGCAACGAGGTTCAGCTGTTCGAGCAGGCCTTCCACCGGCGCATCCCGGTGATGCTCACCGGTCCGACCGGCTGCGGCAAGACTCGCTTCGTCGAGCACATGGGCTCGTTGCTGCAGCGGCCGGTGCTCACCATCAGTTGTCACGACGACCTGACCAGCTCCGACCTCGTCGGCCGCTTCATGGTGACCGGCGGCGACGTCGTCTGGACCGACGGCCCGCTGACCCGGGCCGTCAAAGCCGGCGCGATCTGCTATCTCGACGAAGTCGTCGAGGCCCGCCACGACTCCCTGGCGATTCTGCATTCGCTCACCGATCACCGGCGGTCGCTGTACCTCGACCGCGCCGGCGAGGTTGTGCAGGCACCCGGCGAGTTCATGCTGGTGTGTTCCTACAACCCGGCCTACCGCAGCTCGCTCAAGGAGCTCAAACCGTCGTTCCGCCAACGCTTTGCCACGCTGGCAATGCACTACCTGCCGCCGGACCGCGAGGCGGAGGTGATCGTCGCCGAATCCGGAATCCCGTTGGCCACGGCGCGGCGGCTGGTCGCCTGCGCGGTCGCGATCCGCACCGCCGACCAAGCATTCCATTTCGAGCCGCCGTCGACGCGGGTGCTGGTCACGGCCGCTCAGTTGATCGCCGCCGGCGCAACCGAACTGGATGCGGCCGACGCCTGCATACTCGCGCCGCTGAGCACCGACGGCGCCGTCACCGACGGCCTCCGTGAAGTCGCGGCCGCCAGCCTGGGCGCGCCGGACACATCAGACGCGTCGAGCAGTTCGTAGAAAGGAGCAACCGGCATGGACCGACAAGAGGAGAAGCGCAAGAGGGCGCTCATCATCTTCCAGATCTTCATTTATGGCTACCTCCTGGCGATGTTCGGCGTCCAGCTCTACATGTCGTTTGCGCGCGGGTGGTGGGATCTGTGACTCTGCCTGCGGCGCAGGCGGATTCGGTGGGCCTCGAGGATCATCACGACGAATCCCGCCAGGCCCAGCGCCGCGCCGATAAGTGGATGATCGTCGGCGCCGGCCTGATGGGCATGTGGGCGCCCGGCCTGATCGGCTTTCCCATATTCATGCGCGGGGTGTGGCTGCAGCGCCAGGCCCTGCGCGCCGGGCTGTCGGTCCGGCCCATGATCGTCACCCTGATCGGCTACCTGGTGCTGATCGACGGAATGCTCAACAGCCTGGGCTGGGCCCTGGACCTGGTGGCCAACCACACGCTGATCAACCGCGTGCTGATGGTCGGTTGGGGCAACATGTTCGACGCCGGTTATTTCTGGCACTACAACGAACTTTGGGTCGGCGGCGCCGCCGGTCCGGGTGAGAAGGCCTATGTGGCCGGCCTGATCCTCACGGTCTTCTCCATGCGGGTGGCCGCGGCGATCGGCTTCCTGCAGATGAAGCGGTGGGGTCATCAGTGGATGGTCGTCACGTGCTGGATGGGCGTGGTGATCTGGTCGGCCTACGTCTTCAACATGACCATGTTCGCCGACGTGCGGTACGCGGGCGTCGTCTTCCCGGTCATCGGCTGGTGGCTCTATGACATCTTCTACATCACCCCATTCCTCGCCATCCCCTATCTGCACACCGTCAATCGCGAAATCTTCTCCGACTAGCAAGGAGTCGTGCCATGACAAGCCCTTCCACACCGGCGTCCACCGAAGTCAAAGACCCGAGCACCGAACTCGAGCCGGGGACGACGCCGTACTACGCGCGGATGCACAAATGGATCAAGCGGGCCGTGCTGGTATGCCTGGTGGCCCTGGTGATCGAGGGTGCGTTCACGTTGCCGTTCATGGCCGTCTACTACGGCTACCCGACGCTGAGCCTCACCCAGATCTGCAGTGAGCTACTCAAGATCCGGTACTCCAACGACACGCTCGAATGCAAGTACCCCTACCCACCGTTCGGGCCGCCCGAGGGCGCCGAGGGCAAGGCGACCGCGCAGGACGTGTGGGGCATTCAGCCGATACCGAAATATCATCGGCTGGGATTCCGCGAACTCGTCAAGATCCACAACGACCGGCTGGCCCGCCAAGCGGCCCAGCAACAGGCGGCGTCGCACCCATGACGGGGCTGGAGTTCGACTAGTTCAGCGAGTCATCCGCGGCCAGCTCGAGCACCCGAATCTCGCCGGTGGTGCCGTCGACCTCGATGAGCGCGCCCTGCGGCAATGACCGGGTGGCCCCCTGGACGTCGACGACGCAGGGGAAGCCGAATTCGCGGGCCACCACCGCCGCGTGCGACATCGGGCCGCCGAGTTCGGTCACCACCGCGGCGGCATAGCAGAACGCCGCGGTGTAGCCGACGTCGGTGACCTCCGCGACGAGGACCTCCCCGGGTTGCAAATCGTCGATGGTTTCGGGACGCACGATGCGCACCCGGCCGCGGACCCGTCCCCCGCAGACGCCGACGCCGCGCAGGGTGTCGCCACTGGTCAGGGGTGGCGGAAAGGCTTCGGTGGGCTGCCAGCTCCCGCTGAACACCGTGGGCGGGGAGATGGCGACCAGGCGGCGCTGCTCGGCGCGGCGCCGGGCCACCAGCGAGGCGACATCCGCCGGAAGTGCATCGAGCTCGTCGACGAGCAGATAGAAGACGTCGTCGACGCTGTCGAAGAGCCCGGCTTCGACCAACCTGCGGCCGTACTCGCGCATCAAGTTACGCAGCACCCAGTTGGCCCGCACCACCTTGTCGCGCCGAACTTCGCGATCGCGCAGCTGGCGTGCCGCCACGCGCGCAACAGGCTTGGCCCGCAGAGGGATCCGGGGAGGCGACGGCGGCGGCGTGGGAGCCGCGCTCATCGCCCTGGTCACCATGCGGACGAGCAACTCGGGATCGTCGGCGTAGCTGGTCGAGAGCATCTCGAGCTCGGCCGGGCCTCGATGGCCGATCAGCGCCAGCTCGGCCAGCACCGCCGCGTGGAACTCGGGGGCCTCGACGGCCAGCTTCCCCAGCCGCTCCCCCGGTTCGGCCAGCAGGGCAGTCACTTTGGAGTCGCGCTGCGCGGCAACCACCAACCGCTGCATCGCCTCGACCGAGCGGGCGCTGACCAATTCCGGCCCAGCCGGTGCGGCGGTGTCTCGCCCACACAGTCCCCGCAGCAACACGTTGAACGCCGCGCACAGCATGAACGACGCCGAGGCCAGCACCCAGCCGTGCACAACCTCGTCGCGCGCCAGCGAGATCAGGCTGAGCAGCCTGCGAGTGTCGAGTTGGGTGACGTCGTCGCCGGCCAAGCGTTCCAGTCGATCGACATCGGCAACGAACTCATGGGTGTCCGCCGACGACCCGGCGGACAGGCCGATCAGGTTGACGCCGAACACGCCGATGTTGCGCGGGGTGCGCAGTAGCTTTCGGAGGCGGCCGGTTTCGGCGCGCGGCCGCTCCGCACCGAAGACGGGAAGTGCGGCCATGCTGGGGCCGAAAAACCCGCTGTTGCTGACGATCATCGCGGGCTTGGCGAACGGGACCACCTCGGCCATGTAGTGCGCCGAGGTGATGGCGCCGTAGAGGCGGTGCGCGAACACCGCAACGGTGCGCATCGCGATTTCACGCTGGATGATCCCGCCGGGCCGAAGCCGCTCGGCGATCGCCACGCCGCCGGCGCGCAGCCCCCGCACGGTCACCGACGCCGACGCCGGAGAGAACGGGCCGGGTAGGGCCTCCGACAAATTGGTGGCCAGGAAGGTCGGAAAGCGCGGGTCGATCGGGGTGTCGAATTCTCCGTTATCCCCTGCCGGGCCGGCCCAATCGGGCTTCACGCCGTCCTCGGAGGGCGCATCGACTGACGGTAGGTCGTCGATGGTGGCCATCCGCCACGGTAGGGATATCACTCGGTTGCCGATGGTGACCCGTCCGCGCACCGCGAGCGCGAAATCCTCGACGCATTCACCGGAGCTCCACGCCGGCCGAAATCCCCACTGGTCACGCAATCGCGCAGTGTCCATGAATGCGGCGCCGTGCACTCGTTGCAGCTCGGACCGCCCCGGGCCCCACCGCACCACCGGGCGTCCGAGCGTCGCCGCGATGCGCCGGAAGGTCAGCTCGCCCGGTGCAGCGAGATTAACCGGACCACTGCCGATTTCGGCGTCCACGATCGCCCGGTCGAACAGCCGAAGCGCGTCGTCGAGGTGGACGACCTGGATGCGCCGGTCGGGCGATTCGTCGGGGAACACCGGCAGCGCCAGCACTCGGCGCACCCAATTGTCGACACTGCGGCCGAGGATCAGCGCGCAGCGGATCGCGATCCATTCCATGCCGGATTCCGCAAGCATCTGTTCGACCCGGGCTTTGTGCCGGCCATCGGTGCCGGCCGGGGTTGTCGCGTCGTGCTCGGTCCTCGGCGCATCTCCGCCGCCGTACACGTGTGCCGACGACGGAAAGACGATGCGACGAGTGCCCGTGTCTACCACCGCCGCAAGGACATTGGCCGTTCCGTCGATGTTGACCTGCGAGCTCGTCCCGTCATCAGCTCCGGGGCTCGTCTGCCATGCGCAGTGCGCGACGACGTCCGCGCCGGCAAGGCCGCGTGTGACGGCGGTGGCATCACGGATGTCGGCGGCGACGAACTGCGCTGCGCTCGGCCAGCTGTCGGGCCTCCGGCGCGCGAGGCCGACGACATCGTGGCCTGCACTCAGCAGCCGGGTGGTGAGGCCGCGGCCGAGCACGCCGCCGGCCCCGGTGACCGCGATTCTCACAAAGAGCCCTCACTCAATTGCGCCGCTCCTCCTCATCGCTGCGCTCTGCATCGTCGCCGGCGCGGCTCATTGCTATTCGTCGTCGTCCAGCAGCGCGGCGTTGACCAGGTCGTCGAGGTCCATGTCGGCGATGTCCTTCTCCGCGGTCGGCTCGGACGGCGCACTGCCACCGGACGATTCGTTGGCCAGGGCCAGCAGCAGCTCCAGCACGCCGGCCTGGCGAAGGCGCTTGACCGGGATCGACCCCACCACCCGCTGAATCTCGGCTTCGCCCGGCGCGGCCGCGGCCGCTGGCTGATCCGACGAGCCGACCAATTCGCGATACATGTAGCCGGCCAGCGCCGCGGAGTTCGGGTAATCGAAGATGAGCGTCGGCGAAAGGGCCAGTCCGGTGGCGGCTTTGAGCCGGTTGCGCATCTCTACCGCGGTCAGCGAATCGAAGCCGAGTTCCTGGAACGCCCGGTCCGGGTGGATCGCCTCGGGGCTGGCGCTGCCCAGCACCGTGGCGATGTTGGCGCGCACCAGGTCCAGCAGGATGGCCTGTTGCTCATCCTCGGGAAGCCCTTCGAGGCGTTGCAGCAGAGCGGATTTCGACTTGGCGGCGGCCAGCGAGTCGTCGACCTGGCGGCGCGTCGGCGCGTTGATCAGATCGACGAACATCGGCGGCAGCGTGCCGCCGTCGAACTTGACCCGCAACGCCGCGAGGTCGATGTGGGCGGGCAG
This genomic window contains:
- a CDS encoding SDR family NAD(P)-dependent oxidoreductase, which translates into the protein MALEQFRLDGQVAIVTGAGKGVGAGIARVLAEAGATVVGTARTEADVVGTIAGIEAAGGKGLPLVADAMSRPDSERVVNTAMERFGRIDILVNNVGGSTYARFLDITDEDFRHTFDWCVTSAFIMSQLVAPHMLAAGHGSIVNISSGSARFGIRALTAYCVAKGGLEALTRAMAQELAPKIRVNAIALGSFATDGLRGSLDLMPGSLEKMQEATPLHRLGDVEDLGRLTVYLSTRDCYATNAIFHVDGGIDSNNSPLPIPDY
- a CDS encoding TetR/AcrR family transcriptional regulator, whose product is MAVTDRPSAREAKRLQTRERLMGAAIAEFARAGMAEADVSSIVAAAGVAHGTFFFHFPTKEHVLLELERREEERIAKQFAQFLKSTHDLASALNEAVRLVVGLERRLGDLLFNDFLALHFSQTRPQTEDGRDHPLIVLVAREIEIAQQRGETDQEVNPMNSAVFFLLGLYALLITTNHWPTGHTLLEDFVARTLRSLKP
- a CDS encoding NAD(P)H-dependent amine dehydrogenase family protein, whose product is MTPDAPAEKRYRVIQWGIGNVGTVALRHFAHNPAFEVVGVLCNRPEKVGRDAGELVGVAPIGVLATTDKEAIEALDADCVFYAPLWSDPEEVCRLLRSGKNVVASGGAWWFRTEHSQADIDKIDAACHEGGTSFHAGGVNPGFAGDLLVLTLARIVSRIDAIHIYEVVNFGKDTLKYLYEMGMGATPEEFHAGPNLLGNAWPLFAQSMAMVVDGFGKTVDEYTTEVELGTAIRDIPFEGGPTSDMPGFKGAIKKGTVASQHHKWMTWVDGRPLITFHEMYTMDEYDAIDPQPDWGGHYHYRIVIAGDEPTELILQAPADPQGNYPKPGYTWTAMGPANTVPAVCDAAPGFLTHRELGLVPLLGVVR
- a CDS encoding nitric oxide reductase activation protein NorD encodes the protein MINQSDIHAMALERGCSVTAVALSDQRREGVRLVTGERRGFGVNAALTFVHVPYPAPSDWTRRTLTCGVALQCSPSKERVTQYRLHELSARELRALTLVEAGVALGWIASRWPGLLPEARRWLPEVHIENGDMPAVEMFDLAIALAATRQELTLHPLLGSLPPAYTAPHGLADRLRRSFGRMPWTTTQKRLPRPYSVPVGGDGGVRNPNLPPPSRPQDNDLDVTPQHRPGIPYPEWNMWTQRFMQDHVALIERVEHADAGHARRTMPVAVDVRKWFEEHTHRAMTSRLEDGSDLDVDQYVSHYIDLATGAAKEPKVFRDLLPSSRDVTTALLLDGSSSLGVHGGRVFRLELSCADALSRAMTLARERHGVFVFTGNTRHRVEVRCLKDFEDRRFVPPSGLGLSTRGYTRLGAPLRHLTNRLLAQPCERRLLIVIGDGLISDEGYEGRYAWADTAHAVEEANEAGVSIYYVGVGPTRVDPLPEVFGPRRSQRIRRIEELPRVLAHVHRELVAA
- a CDS encoding CbbQ/NirQ/NorQ/GpvN family protein, which produces MTTDTYFANGNEVQLFEQAFHRRIPVMLTGPTGCGKTRFVEHMGSLLQRPVLTISCHDDLTSSDLVGRFMVTGGDVVWTDGPLTRAVKAGAICYLDEVVEARHDSLAILHSLTDHRRSLYLDRAGEVVQAPGEFMLVCSYNPAYRSSLKELKPSFRQRFATLAMHYLPPDREAEVIVAESGIPLATARRLVACAVAIRTADQAFHFEPPSTRVLVTAAQLIAAGATELDAADACILAPLSTDGAVTDGLREVAAASLGAPDTSDASSSS
- a CDS encoding sugar epimerase family protein, translated to MRIAVTGAGGVLGRGLTTRLLSAGHDVVGLARRRPDSWPSAAQFVAADIRDATAVTRGLAGADVVAHCAWQTSPGADDGTSSQVNIDGTANVLAAVVDTGTRRIVFPSSAHVYGGGDAPRTEHDATTPAGTDGRHKARVEQMLAESGMEWIAIRCALILGRSVDNWVRRVLALPVFPDESPDRRIQVVHLDDALRLFDRAIVDAEIGSGPVNLAAPGELTFRRIAATLGRPVVRWGPGRSELQRVHGAAFMDTARLRDQWGFRPAWSSGECVEDFALAVRGRVTIGNRVISLPWRMATIDDLPSVDAPSEDGVKPDWAGPAGDNGEFDTPIDPRFPTFLATNLSEALPGPFSPASASVTVRGLRAGGVAIAERLRPGGIIQREIAMRTVAVFAHRLYGAITSAHYMAEVVPFAKPAMIVSNSGFFGPSMAALPVFGAERPRAETGRLRKLLRTPRNIGVFGVNLIGLSAGSSADTHEFVADVDRLERLAGDDVTQLDTRRLLSLISLARDEVVHGWVLASASFMLCAAFNVLLRGLCGRDTAAPAGPELVSARSVEAMQRLVVAAQRDSKVTALLAEPGERLGKLAVEAPEFHAAVLAELALIGHRGPAELEMLSTSYADDPELLVRMVTRAMSAAPTPPPSPPRIPLRAKPVARVAARQLRDREVRRDKVVRANWVLRNLMREYGRRLVEAGLFDSVDDVFYLLVDELDALPADVASLVARRRAEQRRLVAISPPTVFSGSWQPTEAFPPPLTSGDTLRGVGVCGGRVRGRVRIVRPETIDDLQPGEVLVAEVTDVGYTAAFCYAAAVVTELGGPMSHAAVVAREFGFPCVVDVQGATRSLPQGALIEVDGTTGEIRVLELAADDSLN